In a genomic window of Magnolia sinica isolate HGM2019 chromosome 14, MsV1, whole genome shotgun sequence:
- the LOC131226235 gene encoding LOW QUALITY PROTEIN: pentatricopeptide repeat-containing protein At1g06143-like (The sequence of the model RefSeq protein was modified relative to this genomic sequence to represent the inferred CDS: inserted 4 bases in 2 codons; deleted 2 bases in 1 codon), which produces MIKNNAHQDPCLINQFIGACSAFRRMDYALLVFHCMEDPNVYVYNAIIRGFVHCSAPIQALRCYVGMSRSRVSPTSFTFSTLVKACTQALSTEFGESIHGRIWKSGFXVQTSLICVYSNRSRIVESWRVFDGMTERDVVSWTTMISGYARAGDLDAAGRLFEDMQERSTVSWNTMITGFARSGDVESAARLFDQTPSKDLVSWNTMISSYSQNKRFREALEVFQTMRVARVXPDEVTMATVISACALLGALDLGKEMHFYALQNGFDLDVYIGSALVDIYAKCGNIERSLVVFFNLQEKNLFCWNSMIEGLAIHGHAGDALGMFDRMERQKVKPNGVTFVSVISACTHAGLVEEGRWRFLSMTHDYLISPEIEHYGCMVDLLGQAGLLKEAYDLIMTMSIELNAVVWGALLGGCKLHGNLEIGKIAVEELMILEPENSGYYVLLVNMYAEANRWSEVAKIRAAMRGRGVQKKSPGSSWIEVGGKVHEFVVDDRSHPLCDKIFMLLVELDGQLKMGGYEPNLGLNS; this is translated from the exons ATGATCAAGAACAACGCCCACCAAGACCCTTGCTTAATAAATCAATTCATTGGCGCCTGTTCGGCATTTCGTCGAATGGATTACGCGCTTCTGGTCTTCCACTGCATGGAAGATCCCAACGTCTATGTATACAATGCCATTATCCGAGGATTCGTTCATTGCTCTGCCCCAATTCAGGCCCTCCGATGCTACGTTGGAATGTCGAGGTCTCGAGTCTCGCCCACGAGTTTTACGTTCTCGACGTTGGTGAAGGCATGCACTCAAGCACTGTCCACGGAATTCGGTGAATCGATTCATGGTCGGATTTGGAAGAGTGGGTT TGTTCAGACGTCGTTGATTTGTGTCTACTCGAATCGTTCTAGAATTGTTGAATCGTGGAGGGTGTTTGATGGAATGACTGAGAGAGATGTTGTTTCGTGGACTACAATGATTTCTGGCTATGCCCGGGCGGGTGATTTGGATGCTGCTGGGAGGTTGTTTGAAGATATGCAGGAGAGGAGTACCGTGTCTTGGAACACAATGATCACTGGTTTTGCGAGGTCGGGGGATGTAGAGTCCGCTGCACGTTTGTTTGATCAAACGCCTTCCAAGGATTTGGTGTCGTGGAATACCATGATCTCGTCTTATTCTCAGAACAAGCGGTTTAGAGAAGCCCTTGAAGTCTTCCAAACAATGAGGGTTGCTAGGGT ACCTGATGAAGTGACCATGGCGACTGTGATATCGGCTTGTGCCCTTTTGGGAGCTCTTGATTTGGGAAAGGAGATGCATTTTTACGCATTGCAAAATGGTTTTGATCTCGATGTTTATATTGGGTCTGCGTTGGTTGATATATATGCGAAATGTGGCAATATA GAGAGATCCCTGGTGGTTTTCTTCAATCTGCAGGAGAAGAATTTGTTCTGCTGGAATTCCATGATCGAAGGGCTTGCAATTCATGGGCATGCCGGAGATGCATTGGGAATGTTCGATAGAATGGAAAGGCAGAAGGTGAAGCCCAATGGGGTTACCTTTGTTAGTGTTATTAGTGCTTGTACTCATGCAGGATTGGTCGAAGAAGGTCGTTGGAGGTTTTTGAGCATGACCCATGATTACTTGATCTCTCCTGAGATCGAACACTATGGATGCATGGTCGATCTTCTAGGCCAGGCCGGCCTACTCAAAGAAGCATATGATTTGATAATGACAATGTCAATAGAGCTGAACGCTGTTGTTTGGGGGGCTCTCTTGGGTGGTTGTAAACTTCATGGGAATTTGGAAATCGGCAAAATAGCAGTGGAGGAACTGATGATTTTGGAGCCTGAAAATAGCGGTTATTATGTTCTTTTGGTAAATATGTACGCTGAAGCAAATCGATGGAGTGAGGTGGCAAAGATTAGAGCGGCAATGAGGGGGAGAGGAGTGCAAAAGAAGAGCCCGGGGAGCAGTTGGATCGAAGTTGGAGGCAAGGTTCATGAGTTTGTAGTGGATGACCGATCCCACCCGTTATGTGACAAGATTTTCATGTTGTTGGTTGAATTAGATGGGCAGCTAAAGATGGGAGGGTATGAACCGAACTTGGGATTGAATTCATGA